CCGCGAGTCCGCCGCCTTCGTAATCCCAATAACCGCGATGCGTCCCGCCGATACGATGAGGATGGAAGGGCTTCATCGGCGACGGTCCGACATACATGTTCCAATCCAGATTCTTGGGGGCGGCTTGCGGCCGGGCATTGACCAGTCCGCTCCATTCCTTGACCTTGAACCCGCCGCGAATGATGTGGACCGCCGGACAGCTCTTCAGCAAGCCGCTCTTCATGATCTTCCGCGTGAGAATGCTGTTCCGGTCGCGGCTCGCGCCGAATCTGCCAAACGTCCCAACTTGGAAAATCCGCCCGTAGCGTTTCTCGGCATCGGCGACGGCGCGGCCTTCAGCGATGAAGCGCGTCATCGGCTTTTCGCAAAGCACGTCTTTCCCTGCCTCCATCGCCGAGATGGAGATCAAGGCGTGCCAATGCGGCGGCGTGGCGATGGCGACGACGTCGATGTCCTTTCGCTCAAGCACGCGGCGGAAGTCGGTGTAGGTGGTCTTGTTGTCGGCGCGGTCCAGCCAGCGCACGTCGCACTGGGCCAGTTTGGCCGGGTTCAATTCCTTCATTTCGTTGAACGTGCCTGGACCGCGCCCACCAACTCCGATCAACGCGCCGCCCACGCTTTCACTGGGCGCGGTCTGACCAGCGCCACCCAGCACGTGGCGGGGCACAATGGTGAACGTGCCGATAGCGGCGGCTGATCCTTGGAGGA
The sequence above is a segment of the Verrucomicrobiota bacterium genome. Coding sequences within it:
- a CDS encoding Gfo/Idh/MocA family oxidoreductase, which encodes MMPTQPITRRRFLQGSAAAIGTFTIVPRHVLGGAGQTAPSESVGGALIGVGGRGPGTFNEMKELNPAKLAQCDVRWLDRADNKTTYTDFRRVLERKDIDVVAIATPPHWHALISISAMEAGKDVLCEKPMTRFIAEGRAVADAEKRYGRIFQVGTFGRFGASRDRNSILTRKIMKSGLLKSCPAVHIIRGGFKVKEWSGLVNARPQAAPKNLDWNMYVGPSPMKPFHPHRIGGTHRGYWDYEGGGLADMGQHFLDPFTWTYGKDDTAPVEIEAHAPPAHPDAVGMWGWVELKYADGLTLVFDSGEWGQRYDRKTPRGVSLNDLSEADQAKIAELPDPEPLRTFAEAVRTRKPAGGNAEAAHRTASLMHLANIAIRVGRKIRFDPVKEIILGDEEANRLVNQPMRAPWHL